The following are encoded together in the Candidatus Kryptoniota bacterium genome:
- the hypB gene encoding hydrogenase nickel incorporation protein HypB produces the protein MSVVTIERKVLQKNDELAAQNRRAIESKGIFAINLVSSPGSGKTSVLERTLEFIKGEVGIAVIEGDVQTDFDAQRVAKFGVPVVQIVTNGGCHLDAKLVADALSKLNLDGVRILVIENVGNLVCPAGYDLGEAMKVVVASTTEGDDKPLKYPAMFRNASVLLINKIDLLPYVNCNIEHLKRNALQINPKLVVFEISCTTGAGISDWTHWLLEKTGKI, from the coding sequence ATGAGCGTAGTGACGATCGAGAGAAAGGTTCTCCAGAAAAACGACGAACTTGCGGCACAAAACAGGAGAGCGATCGAATCGAAAGGAATATTTGCCATAAATCTGGTCAGTTCTCCGGGCTCCGGGAAGACGAGTGTGCTTGAGCGGACGCTTGAGTTCATCAAGGGAGAGGTAGGGATCGCGGTGATTGAGGGCGATGTCCAGACGGATTTCGACGCTCAGAGAGTCGCGAAGTTCGGTGTCCCGGTAGTGCAAATTGTAACCAACGGCGGATGTCATCTTGATGCGAAGCTTGTCGCGGATGCGCTGTCCAAACTCAATCTGGATGGCGTGAGAATTCTCGTAATCGAGAATGTCGGTAATCTCGTTTGCCCTGCGGGATATGATCTCGGTGAAGCAATGAAAGTAGTTGTCGCGAGTACGACGGAAGGTGATGACAAGCCGCTCAAGTATCCGGCCATGTTCCGGAACGCTTCTGTCCTTCTAATCAACAAGATTGACCTTCTCCCGTATGTAAATTGTAATATCGAACATCTGAAGAGGAATGCGCTTCAGATAAACCCCAAGCTTGTTGTATTTGAAATTTCCTGTACGACCGGGGCCGGAATTTCTGATTGGACTCACTGGCTTCTCGAGAAAACGGGAAAGATTTGA
- the hypD gene encoding hydrogenase formation protein HypD, translating to MKFLDEYRDGPTAKKYAWMISELTTQDWTIMEICGGQTHAIVKFGIDTLLPNKITLVHGPGCPVCVTPVETIDRAVAIAARRDVIFTSFGDMLRVPGSNKDLLTIKSEGGDVRIVYSPLDALRIAGQNPAKSVVFFAVGFETTAPANAMAVWQARQHAIKNFSILSSHVLVPPAIEAILSAPSNRVQAFLAAGHVCAVTGFESYFPIARKYRTPIVVTGFEPVDILQGLYLAVKQLEEGRVDVENQYSRAVRREGNREAMELIGKVFEVSDRKWRGIGTIPHSGWTLRADFARHDAEKIYEVEKIETKESVVCISGEIMRGMKKPQDCPAFGAECKPEKPLGAPMVSSEGACAAYYHYGRIKL from the coding sequence ATGAAGTTCCTGGACGAATACAGAGACGGCCCTACGGCAAAGAAATACGCCTGGATGATTTCCGAATTGACTACCCAGGATTGGACAATCATGGAGATTTGCGGCGGGCAGACTCACGCAATTGTGAAATTCGGCATTGATACTCTACTGCCAAACAAAATCACTCTCGTTCATGGACCCGGCTGTCCTGTCTGCGTTACGCCTGTGGAGACAATTGACAGGGCAGTAGCGATTGCCGCGCGTCGGGATGTAATCTTCACCTCTTTCGGCGACATGCTTCGCGTCCCCGGCTCTAATAAAGACCTCCTCACGATCAAGTCTGAGGGAGGGGACGTGAGAATCGTATACTCTCCTCTCGATGCTCTCAGAATCGCGGGGCAGAACCCCGCAAAGTCGGTCGTGTTCTTCGCGGTGGGATTCGAGACAACCGCCCCGGCGAACGCGATGGCGGTTTGGCAGGCAAGACAACATGCGATAAAGAATTTCTCAATTCTCTCGTCACATGTGCTGGTGCCTCCTGCAATTGAAGCAATTCTTTCCGCTCCCTCGAACCGGGTTCAGGCGTTTCTCGCGGCTGGGCATGTCTGCGCGGTGACAGGTTTTGAAAGCTATTTTCCGATTGCTCGAAAATATAGGACGCCCATCGTCGTCACAGGATTTGAACCTGTTGATATTCTACAGGGCCTATATCTCGCCGTGAAACAACTGGAAGAGGGAAGGGTCGACGTTGAGAACCAGTATTCTCGCGCTGTGAGAAGAGAAGGGAATAGAGAAGCTATGGAGCTCATCGGAAAAGTATTCGAAGTGAGCGACAGGAAATGGCGCGGGATCGGAACGATTCCACATAGCGGGTGGACGTTAAGGGCTGATTTTGCCCGACACGATGCTGAGAAAATATATGAAGTAGAAAAGATCGAGACGAAAGAATCTGTAGTCTGCATCTCAGGAGAAATTATGCGCGGGATGAAGAAGCCGCAAGATTGTCCGGCGTTCGGAGCGGAATGCAAACCTGAAAAGCCGCTCGGTGCACCTATGGTTTCGTCGGAAGGCGCATGTGCAGCATATTACCACTACGGCAGGATCAAATTGTGA
- a CDS encoding C-GCAxxG-C-C family protein — protein MKNADNAVAKFTEGFNCAQSVFSSFCDILGIEKDTALRIATGFGSGMARKQEVCGAVTGAIMVIGARYGRSNSESAERTGETYEKVRLLMDSFAREYGTWNCRDLLEGCDLNTPEGQREISEKDLSNKVCRRCVKSAAEMVEELLR, from the coding sequence ATGAAGAACGCCGATAACGCAGTTGCGAAGTTCACAGAAGGGTTCAACTGCGCTCAGTCCGTCTTCTCCTCTTTTTGCGATATTCTTGGGATAGAAAAAGACACCGCCCTCCGGATCGCGACGGGGTTCGGGTCGGGAATGGCGCGGAAGCAGGAGGTGTGCGGCGCGGTAACGGGTGCGATCATGGTGATCGGTGCCAGGTATGGACGCAGCAACAGCGAAAGCGCGGAGCGGACGGGAGAAACCTACGAGAAAGTCCGCCTGCTCATGGACAGTTTTGCCCGTGAGTATGGCACCTGGAATTGCAGGGATCTGTTGGAGGGTTGCGACCTCAATACTCCCGAAGGACAAAGAGAAATCAGTGAAAAAGATCTCTCGAACAAAGTGTGCCGCAGGTGTGTGAAGAGCGCCGCCGAAATGGTTGAGGAACTTCTCCGCTAG
- the hypA gene encoding hydrogenase maturation nickel metallochaperone HypA — protein sequence MHELSIAENIVNIVRENVDGNASGKVKVVRVKVGELAGVIPESLEFCFNAIIGGTPLEGARLFLERTRLTARCSSCGKDSEIRDFTFLCAACGSTDLEVITGDELQVMEIEVENDWGKSL from the coding sequence ATGCACGAGTTATCGATTGCCGAAAACATTGTAAACATCGTCAGGGAGAATGTTGACGGCAATGCTTCGGGGAAAGTCAAAGTCGTTCGCGTTAAAGTCGGAGAGTTGGCCGGGGTGATACCTGAGTCCCTCGAGTTTTGTTTCAATGCGATCATTGGCGGTACTCCTCTCGAAGGCGCGAGGCTTTTCCTTGAACGAACCCGGCTCACAGCCCGCTGCTCGAGTTGCGGTAAGGACTCCGAGATAAGGGACTTCACGTTTCTGTGTGCGGCCTGTGGCAGCACTGATTTGGAAGTCATTACCGGTGACGAGCTTCAGGTTATGGAAATCGAAGTTGAGAATGATTGGGGGAAATCATTATGA
- the hypE gene encoding hydrogenase expression/formation protein HypE yields MSQKLNSDILSGFSCPIPKSDYANVLLAHGSGGKLTNQLVEKMFVPQFKNDLLDQLHDGAVFAIGGQKFAFSTDSFVVDPIFFPGGDIGELSVNGTVNDLAMCGSKPLYLSAAFIIEEGLPIDDLWKIVLSMRAAAEKAGVLLVTGDTKVVDRGKGDKIFINTSGIGIVPEDVDIGPKRVKVGDRIIVNGDIARHGIAILSVRNGLEFETEITSDTAPLNGLVADILKVSKNVHVLRDPTRGGVATILNEIAGQSHLGIVLDEEKIPVADAVRSACEILGLDPLYVANEGKLLAFVPPTDADKVLAVMRNHPLGKGSEIIGDVVAQHIGTVVMNSKIGGARVVDMLSGEQLPRIC; encoded by the coding sequence ATGAGCCAGAAACTTAATTCCGACATACTCTCAGGTTTCTCTTGTCCGATTCCAAAATCGGATTATGCCAATGTTCTACTCGCTCACGGGAGCGGTGGAAAACTCACCAATCAATTGGTCGAGAAGATGTTCGTTCCGCAATTCAAGAACGACTTACTCGACCAGCTCCATGATGGTGCGGTCTTTGCGATAGGCGGACAGAAGTTTGCCTTCTCTACCGATTCGTTCGTAGTCGATCCTATATTTTTCCCCGGCGGGGATATCGGTGAGCTCTCAGTCAACGGGACTGTAAATGATCTCGCGATGTGCGGCTCGAAACCGCTCTATCTGTCGGCTGCTTTCATTATCGAAGAAGGGTTGCCAATTGACGATCTGTGGAAGATTGTACTTTCGATGCGGGCAGCGGCTGAAAAGGCAGGTGTCCTGCTCGTCACCGGCGACACTAAGGTCGTCGACCGCGGTAAGGGAGACAAGATATTTATAAATACGTCGGGGATTGGAATTGTGCCGGAGGACGTCGACATCGGTCCGAAAAGGGTGAAGGTCGGCGACCGAATAATTGTGAACGGAGACATAGCCCGACATGGCATCGCGATTTTGTCTGTACGCAACGGGCTCGAGTTTGAAACGGAAATTACGAGTGACACGGCGCCTTTGAACGGACTTGTTGCCGATATATTGAAGGTGAGCAAGAATGTTCATGTTCTTCGAGATCCGACGCGGGGCGGAGTGGCCACGATACTTAATGAGATCGCCGGGCAATCACATCTCGGCATCGTCCTTGACGAAGAAAAGATTCCTGTTGCCGATGCTGTCCGCAGCGCCTGCGAAATCCTCGGACTGGATCCGCTCTATGTCGCTAACGAGGGAAAGTTACTCGCCTTCGTCCCTCCGACCGACGCAGATAAAGTCCTGGCTGTTATGCGGAATCATCCGTTAGGTAAAGGCTCGGAAATAATCGGAGATGTCGTGGCACAGCACATCGGCACCGTGGTCATGAATAGCAAAATCGGCGGAGCCAGGGTCGTGGACATGCTCAGCGGCGAGCAGCTCCCAAGGATTTGCTAG
- a CDS encoding nuclear transport factor 2 family protein, with product MKADPKLIAVEFNNCITNHDSAGLASLMTDDHVFIDRDGNVHRSKEFMVNAWIKFFEQFPNYKNTFTRIESRGDRAVMLGYAYWSETNRHDPAIWTAEIVGGLVAEWHIYYDTEQNRRRFGLT from the coding sequence ATGAAAGCGGATCCGAAACTCATCGCAGTCGAATTCAATAACTGTATTACAAACCATGATTCGGCGGGTCTGGCAAGTCTTATGACCGATGATCACGTCTTTATTGATCGAGACGGGAATGTCCATCGCTCTAAGGAATTTATGGTGAACGCCTGGATAAAATTCTTCGAGCAATTTCCTAATTATAAGAACACATTCACAAGAATTGAATCGCGGGGAGACAGAGCGGTAATGTTGGGTTACGCATACTGGTCTGAGACAAATCGGCACGATCCCGCGATATGGACTGCCGAGATAGTCGGCGGACTTGTCGCCGAATGGCACATTTACTACGACACAGAGCAAAACAGACGAAGATTCGGGCTCACATGA
- a CDS encoding M13 family metallopeptidase, with translation MIKTLKLLGRLGMLLMLTCASSFSQDLSNGDFLTRAIDSTVSPGTDFFKFATGTWMKNNPIPPTERAWGIGNLVEDETYNRLKGILEESESSNSPKGSNGQKLGDFYYTGMDSAGIDDQGLSPLSPELKAIGSITSSSDVFKVVALLQKEGVNEMFGIFIDQDQKKSDSYALYLWQGGLGLPNREYYFRNDARTQKIRDEYRKHVAKMLQLAGERVDDAVANADSIYQLELFLADSSRKLEDLRDPYANYNKMDFARLKEKFSAISWGEIFEDEGAHNVDSVIVGQPEFYNQLCAAISRFGIEKWKEYLKWHLLNSFADRLGSKLEEENFHFKGTVMSGVKEQRPRWKRVQDATERAMGELLGQVYVQKYYSRQTKKRYEKLVADMVAAFAQRIKSLDWMSDSTKQKALYKLSRITRKVGYPDKWKDFSKLSIDRSSFARNTINSNIFWFDRDMNKLGKPVDRQEWDMTPQTYNAYYNPSNNEIVLPAAIFIIPGVPDSLIDDAVVYSYAGASTIGHEMTHGFDDEGRLYDANGNLSDWWTKEDAEKFEVRSKKMVDQFNGYVVLDSMHINGKATLGENIADLGGLVIGYDAFQKTAEYVEGKSINGLSPSQRFWLGYAYSWLGHTRPEALAQQVLTDVHSPNFLRVNGPLSDLPAFYEAFGIKQVEPMWRSEQERVKIW, from the coding sequence ATGATCAAAACACTTAAGCTTCTTGGTCGCCTTGGTATGCTGTTGATGTTGACATGCGCGTCCTCCTTCTCTCAAGACCTGAGCAACGGGGACTTTCTTACAAGAGCGATTGACTCCACAGTCAGTCCGGGAACGGACTTCTTCAAGTTTGCCACGGGAACATGGATGAAGAACAATCCCATACCTCCTACCGAGAGAGCATGGGGTATAGGGAACCTCGTCGAGGATGAGACTTACAACCGGCTTAAAGGAATACTCGAAGAATCAGAAAGCTCGAACTCTCCTAAGGGGAGCAACGGGCAAAAGCTGGGGGATTTTTATTACACGGGAATGGATTCTGCGGGAATAGATGATCAAGGTTTGTCTCCGCTTAGTCCGGAACTTAAAGCCATTGGGTCGATTACGAGCAGTTCAGATGTCTTCAAGGTCGTGGCACTCCTGCAAAAGGAAGGCGTCAACGAGATGTTTGGAATATTTATTGACCAGGATCAGAAGAAGAGCGATTCGTATGCGCTGTATCTCTGGCAGGGAGGACTCGGACTTCCGAACAGGGAATACTATTTCCGGAACGACGCCCGCACTCAGAAGATACGGGATGAGTACAGGAAGCACGTGGCCAAAATGCTCCAGCTCGCCGGTGAAAGGGTCGATGATGCCGTTGCTAACGCCGACTCGATTTATCAGCTCGAGTTGTTTCTCGCTGACTCGTCGAGGAAACTCGAAGACCTGAGGGATCCATACGCGAATTATAACAAGATGGATTTTGCACGACTTAAGGAGAAATTCTCTGCCATTTCGTGGGGTGAGATCTTCGAAGACGAGGGAGCTCATAATGTCGATTCAGTCATCGTGGGTCAACCGGAATTTTACAACCAACTTTGTGCGGCAATTTCCAGGTTTGGGATCGAGAAATGGAAAGAGTATTTGAAATGGCATCTCTTGAATTCCTTCGCGGACAGGCTCGGGAGTAAGCTGGAAGAAGAAAATTTCCATTTCAAAGGAACAGTGATGTCCGGTGTCAAGGAGCAAAGACCCAGGTGGAAGCGTGTCCAGGACGCGACAGAACGTGCAATGGGAGAACTTCTCGGCCAGGTCTACGTTCAAAAGTATTATTCACGTCAAACCAAGAAACGGTATGAGAAACTAGTGGCCGACATGGTCGCTGCCTTTGCCCAACGCATCAAGAGTCTCGATTGGATGAGCGATTCCACAAAACAGAAGGCGTTGTACAAACTCAGCAGGATAACGAGAAAAGTCGGCTATCCTGATAAGTGGAAGGATTTCTCGAAATTGTCGATCGACAGAAGCTCGTTTGCGAGAAATACGATCAACTCAAACATCTTCTGGTTCGACCGGGACATGAATAAACTTGGAAAGCCGGTGGACCGTCAGGAATGGGATATGACGCCGCAGACTTATAACGCTTACTACAATCCGTCGAACAACGAGATCGTTCTTCCCGCCGCGATCTTCATCATACCGGGCGTTCCCGATTCACTCATCGACGATGCGGTTGTCTACTCGTATGCAGGCGCTTCGACAATAGGCCACGAGATGACACACGGCTTCGACGACGAAGGGAGACTTTACGACGCGAACGGAAATCTGTCCGACTGGTGGACAAAGGAAGATGCGGAGAAGTTCGAGGTAAGAAGCAAGAAGATGGTCGATCAATTCAACGGCTACGTCGTTCTGGACAGCATGCATATAAACGGGAAGGCCACACTGGGTGAGAATATAGCCGATCTCGGCGGGCTCGTGATTGGATACGATGCGTTCCAGAAGACAGCAGAGTACGTGGAAGGGAAATCGATAAACGGTCTGAGTCCATCTCAAAGATTTTGGCTCGGCTATGCATATTCATGGCTTGGTCATACACGGCCCGAAGCCCTTGCGCAGCAGGTACTGACCGACGTACATTCGCCAAATTTCCTGAGGGTGAATGGTCCACTAAGCGACCTACCTGCTTTCTACGAGGCGTTTGGGATCAAACAAGTAGAACCGATGTGGCGGTCCGAACAGGAGCGGGTAAAGATTTGGTAA
- a CDS encoding HypC/HybG/HupF family hydrogenase formation chaperone, giving the protein MCLAVPGKVESISPDPSGMAMGKIDFGGVKKEVCLAYVPEVKIGDYVIVHVGFAISIVDETEAARVFEYLKQIDDLKEIDHDSI; this is encoded by the coding sequence ATGTGTTTAGCCGTGCCAGGCAAAGTCGAGAGCATCTCACCTGATCCTTCCGGAATGGCGATGGGCAAGATCGATTTCGGAGGAGTCAAGAAGGAAGTGTGCCTTGCTTATGTTCCCGAGGTGAAAATTGGTGACTATGTAATTGTGCATGTCGGATTCGCGATAAGTATAGTTGACGAAACGGAAGCCGCGCGCGTCTTCGAATATTTGAAGCAGATCGACGATTTGAAAGAGATTGATCACGACAGTATTTAG
- the hypF gene encoding carbamoyltransferase HypF, producing MSKRLHISLHGAVQGVGFRPFVYRLANEMRLSGWVLNSSQGVFIEVEGEQPDLDRFLVHLNSDKPPRSYVQGMETTVLDPCGYSGFEIRESDDAGEKSVFVLPDIATCPDCLKEISDPKDRRYRYPFTNCTNCGPRFSIIRSLPYDRSNTTMSKFQMCDDCRREFQDPSDRRFHAQPNACPKCGPHLDLRDNAGEIVASYHDALLGAARAVRRGEVLALKGIGGYQLIADAGNDEAVRILRARKNREEKPFALMFPDIETLNRYCDISELEESLVKSPEAPIVLLRRKKRSGSSIPSSDELISELVAPRNPYLGGMLPYSPVHHILMQELGFPVVATSGNISEEPICTDDTEAFAKLSRIADLFLVHDRPIERHVDDSVARIVGGRVQLVRRARGFAPFPLDVQKETKISVLAVGGHLKNTIALNSGKNVFVSQHIGDLTTKEATSAFHKVISDFENLFEKLPAVIVHDNHPDYFSTRYAIDQSQRNIGVQHHLAHIAGCMAENRIVGNVLGVSWDGTGYGDDRTVWGGEFFLTNGKDYRRIGTFKSFRLPGGDTAVKEPRRSALGVLNEIYGPSLSEMHSLSPVMSFSANELGILLKMLSSGLNSPITSSVGRLFDAASSILGLRQRVSFEGQGAMELEFACDGVSSDESYPLSVEQRSSDATSNGLLVIDWREMVKAIISDLDANVPVGLISVKFHNSLVNAIIEIAKRVGENKVIMSGGCFQNKYLTERAIVTLAQEGFSPYWNQRIPPNDGGISFGQIAYAMEILTDDTGGIMEPPHGDNAESTIERQTESSGVAETK from the coding sequence TTGAGTAAGCGGCTTCACATTTCTTTGCACGGTGCCGTGCAGGGAGTCGGGTTCAGACCATTTGTATACAGGCTGGCAAATGAAATGAGATTGTCGGGTTGGGTGCTCAACTCATCTCAGGGAGTCTTCATCGAGGTCGAAGGAGAACAGCCGGACCTCGATCGTTTTCTTGTGCATCTCAACTCCGACAAACCTCCTCGATCATACGTACAGGGAATGGAAACGACCGTCCTTGACCCGTGCGGTTACAGCGGCTTCGAGATCAGGGAAAGTGATGATGCCGGGGAAAAATCAGTCTTTGTCCTCCCTGACATAGCGACTTGTCCCGACTGCTTGAAAGAAATTTCAGATCCGAAAGATAGACGATACCGGTACCCGTTCACGAACTGCACAAACTGCGGCCCACGGTTCAGCATTATAAGATCGCTTCCTTACGATCGGTCAAACACGACCATGAGCAAGTTTCAAATGTGCGATGATTGCCGCAGAGAATTTCAGGATCCGTCAGATAGACGTTTCCATGCGCAGCCGAATGCTTGCCCCAAATGTGGTCCTCATCTCGACCTCCGTGACAACGCAGGAGAAATAGTGGCGTCGTACCATGATGCATTGCTTGGTGCTGCGAGGGCCGTTCGACGCGGCGAAGTTTTGGCTCTTAAAGGGATTGGAGGTTACCAGCTCATCGCGGATGCCGGGAATGACGAGGCGGTGCGCATTCTGCGGGCGCGTAAGAACAGGGAAGAAAAACCGTTCGCACTTATGTTTCCAGATATCGAAACTCTGAATCGTTATTGCGACATCTCAGAACTTGAAGAATCGCTGGTCAAATCTCCAGAAGCGCCAATCGTACTTCTGAGACGGAAGAAAAGATCGGGCAGCTCAATCCCATCGTCAGATGAATTGATTTCAGAACTGGTAGCACCTCGCAATCCTTATCTTGGTGGAATGTTGCCGTATTCTCCGGTTCATCATATTCTCATGCAGGAACTTGGCTTCCCGGTGGTCGCCACGAGCGGAAACATTTCGGAAGAACCGATATGTACAGATGACACTGAAGCCTTCGCAAAACTCAGCAGGATTGCCGATTTGTTTTTAGTTCATGACAGGCCAATTGAGCGCCATGTGGACGATTCGGTCGCGAGGATTGTCGGGGGTCGCGTACAGCTTGTTCGCCGGGCACGCGGATTCGCGCCTTTCCCGCTCGATGTCCAAAAGGAAACGAAGATATCTGTACTTGCAGTCGGAGGACATCTCAAGAATACAATCGCTCTAAATTCCGGTAAGAATGTTTTTGTCAGCCAGCATATTGGTGACCTCACGACAAAGGAAGCAACTTCGGCTTTCCACAAAGTCATTTCGGATTTCGAGAATCTATTCGAAAAATTACCGGCTGTGATCGTTCACGACAATCATCCCGATTACTTCTCAACGCGGTATGCCATTGACCAGAGCCAGCGCAATATCGGGGTTCAACATCACCTCGCGCATATTGCGGGATGCATGGCTGAAAACAGGATCGTTGGGAATGTTCTCGGCGTTTCCTGGGACGGGACGGGTTACGGCGACGACAGGACGGTTTGGGGAGGAGAATTCTTTTTGACAAACGGAAAAGATTATCGGCGTATCGGTACGTTCAAATCCTTTCGACTCCCTGGCGGCGACACGGCGGTAAAGGAGCCTCGCAGAAGCGCGCTCGGAGTTTTGAACGAGATTTACGGCCCATCATTGTCGGAGATGCATTCTCTGAGTCCCGTTATGTCTTTCTCGGCAAATGAGCTGGGCATTCTCTTGAAGATGCTTTCGTCCGGATTGAATTCTCCTATCACGTCAAGTGTCGGAAGGCTATTCGATGCAGCGTCGTCGATTCTCGGACTCCGCCAGCGCGTGAGCTTCGAGGGCCAGGGAGCTATGGAACTTGAATTCGCCTGCGACGGCGTGTCATCTGATGAATCGTATCCTTTGTCTGTTGAACAAAGATCATCGGATGCAACTTCCAATGGTCTGTTAGTGATAGATTGGCGCGAGATGGTAAAAGCTATCATTTCTGATTTAGATGCGAATGTTCCTGTAGGATTGATCTCAGTGAAATTTCATAATTCACTTGTAAATGCAATTATAGAAATCGCGAAACGTGTCGGTGAAAACAAAGTCATAATGTCGGGCGGCTGTTTTCAGAACAAGTACCTCACTGAACGTGCCATCGTTACTCTTGCTCAGGAAGGATTCAGCCCGTACTGGAATCAGAGGATACCACCTAACGACGGCGGAATTTCGTTCGGACAAATTGCGTACGCGATGGAAATCCTGACTGATGATACGGGCGGGATTATGGAGCCGCCACACGGTGACAATGCCGAATCGACAATCGAGAGACAGACTGAATCGTCTGGAGTAGCGGAAACGAAATGA